A DNA window from Pogona vitticeps strain Pit_001003342236 chromosome 2, PviZW2.1, whole genome shotgun sequence contains the following coding sequences:
- the TMEM215 gene encoding transmembrane protein 215, producing MRPDDINPRTGLVVALVSVFLVFGFMFTVSGIKGETLGDIPLLAIGPAICLPGIAAIALTRKTDGCTKWPDHRCCPPCACCCRKKPKDKDVLELLRTPSDLESGRGSCDELAQKAFGAPKAPKGSGARGGGGGGDDSLSTCTTVTTSATGEFKSLAPKVDQEEMLRYLENCYPEMPGNVFVAEATPYDNSALEKGRESPCLEGVVAATCPPEAEAEAAAQGDTEDNVFVAPSDSIIVCSYRENSPYDRYCCYINPSEEICSDHEAIV from the coding sequence ATGCGCCCCGACGACATCAATCCTCGGACTGGACTGGTGGTGGCTTTGGTCAGCGTGTTCCTGGTCTTCGGCTTTATGTTCACGGTGTCGGGGATCAAAGGGGAGACTCTGGGGGACATCCCTCTCCTAGCCATCGGGCCAGCCATCTGCTTGCCCGGCATCGCCGCCATCGCCTTGACGAGGAAAACCGACGGCTGCACCAAGTGGCCCGACCACCGCTGCTGCCCGCCTTGCGCCTGCTGCTGCCGGAAGAAGCCCAAGGACAAAGATGTCCTGGAGCTGCTGAGGACGCCGTCGGACCTGGAGTCCGGCCGGGGCAGCTGCGATGAGCTGGCCCAGAAAGCCTTCGGGGCCCCCAAGGCGCCGAAGGGCAGCGGCGCccgaggtggcggcggcggcggggacgaCTCGCTCTCGACTTGCACCACCGTCACCACCTCCGCCACCGGGGAGTTCAAGAGCTTGGCGCCCAAAGTGGACCAGGAGGAGATGCTGAGGTACTTGGAGAACTGCTACCCGGAGATGCCTGGGAATGTATTTGTGGCCGAGGCCACCCCATACGACAACAGTGCCTTAGAGAAAGGGCGGGAATCGCCCTGCTTGGAAGGAGTGGTGGCCGCCACATGCCCGccggaggcagaggcagaggcggcCGCGCAAGGGGACACGGAGGACAACGTGTTCGTCGCCCCTAGCGACAGCATCATCGTCTGCTCCTACCGGGAGAACAGCCCTTACGACAGGTACTGTTGTTATATAAACCCCAGCGAAGAAATCTGCTCGGATCACGAGGCGATCGTTTGA